The Gammaproteobacteria bacterium genome window below encodes:
- a CDS encoding porin — MKHIKPLRNIVALAALLVITLPIQAEQISVDKEEYENLKKAVEYLMIQQKQAMETATRAEEKAVEANEIANATAEVVEDSPLDALEGISIGGYGEVHYNNLDADDSSRDVDEADLHRFVVFLNKQFTDDLRFVSEFEIEHGGVESDGDPLGGEVEVEQAYIEYDVNNDAQVRGGVFLVPVGILNETHEPPTFYGVERNDVENIIIPSTWWEVGVGGNYKWDNGISADLAMTSGLDIPNSGRIRSGRRKASQLDASNYAYTGRLKYTGIQGLELAATVNHQTDASQTNDANNDVIEEATLYSFHGIYNRGPIGLRALYAEWDIDGDIKDAAGSPDEQFGWYLEPSYKINSWLGLYARYEEVEGQRVQDQFSQWEVGANWWPHEDVVVKFDWRDRSHDPEAEAQDRDFDGFDLGIGYMF, encoded by the coding sequence ATGAAACACATTAAACCATTACGCAATATTGTGGCCTTGGCTGCTCTATTGGTCATCACTCTACCCATCCAAGCAGAGCAAATTTCGGTAGATAAAGAGGAATACGAGAACCTTAAAAAAGCAGTTGAGTATTTAATGATTCAACAAAAACAAGCCATGGAAACTGCCACACGCGCAGAAGAGAAAGCAGTCGAGGCAAATGAAATTGCAAATGCAACCGCTGAAGTTGTAGAAGACAGCCCTCTCGATGCCTTAGAAGGCATTTCGATAGGCGGCTATGGTGAAGTTCACTATAATAATCTAGATGCGGACGATAGCAGTCGTGATGTGGATGAAGCTGATCTTCATCGCTTTGTAGTCTTTTTAAACAAACAATTCACCGACGACCTTCGTTTTGTTTCAGAGTTTGAAATTGAACATGGTGGCGTTGAGTCAGATGGTGATCCATTGGGTGGTGAAGTAGAAGTTGAACAAGCTTATATTGAATATGATGTTAACAACGATGCTCAAGTTCGAGGTGGCGTTTTCTTAGTACCTGTTGGAATTTTAAATGAAACACATGAACCTCCAACATTTTACGGCGTAGAGCGCAATGATGTTGAAAACATCATAATTCCTTCTACATGGTGGGAAGTAGGTGTAGGTGGAAATTATAAATGGGATAATGGAATAAGTGCAGATTTAGCGATGACCTCTGGTCTCGATATTCCAAATAGCGGAAGAATTCGTAGTGGTCGTCGCAAGGCATCGCAATTAGATGCAAGTAATTATGCATATACAGGCCGATTAAAATATACAGGCATACAAGGCTTAGAACTCGCAGCTACTGTAAATCACCAAACTGATGCTAGTCAGACAAACGATGCAAACAATGACGTGATTGAGGAAGCTACTCTATATTCATTTCATGGCATATATAATCGCGGCCCAATTGGTCTTAGAGCGCTATACGCTGAATGGGACATCGATGGAGATATTAAAGATGCAGCAGGCAGCCCAGATGAGCAATTCGGGTGGTATCTTGAACCAAGCTACAAAATAAATAGCTGGCTAGGATTGTATGCTCGTTACGAAGAAGTAGAAGGCCAACGAGTTCAAGATCAGTTCAGCCAATGGGAAGTGGGTGCAAACTGGTGGCCACATGAAGATGTAGTGGTTAAATTTGACTGGCGCGATCGATCACATGATCCTGAAGCTGAAGCACAAGATCGTGACTTCGATGGATTCGATTTAGGTATCGGTTATATGTTCTAG
- a CDS encoding rubredoxin, with protein MQYKTYMCVICGWIYDEAKGAPEEGIEPGTRWGDVPFNWKCPECGAMKDDFQLVEI; from the coding sequence ATGCAGTATAAAACATATATGTGTGTAATTTGTGGATGGATCTACGATGAGGCCAAAGGTGCACCTGAAGAGGGAATTGAGCCCGGTACACGCTGGGGAGATGTGCCATTTAATTGGAAGTGTCCAGAGTGTGGGGCGATGAAAGATGATTTCCAGCTAGTGGAAATTTAA
- a CDS encoding RNA pyrophosphohydrolase, whose protein sequence is MECNQHVIDASGYRENVGIIVCNESRHVVWCKRYGQEAWQFPQGGVQPNETIEQALYRELEEETGLGQSHVDIITCTKDWLHYKLPERLVRKHSMPKCIGQKQRWFLLKLQTDESNICLNHSQKPEFDNWRWVDYWHPLEEVVAFKRKVYEKALKEFEPFLFTAVH, encoded by the coding sequence ATGGAATGCAATCAGCATGTAATTGATGCTTCTGGTTATCGCGAAAATGTTGGCATCATAGTATGTAATGAATCTAGGCATGTCGTTTGGTGTAAACGGTATGGTCAAGAAGCCTGGCAATTTCCTCAAGGAGGAGTTCAACCAAATGAAACCATTGAGCAGGCTCTTTATCGGGAGTTAGAAGAAGAAACCGGTTTAGGTCAAAGCCACGTTGATATTATCACTTGTACAAAAGATTGGCTTCATTATAAATTGCCTGAACGTTTAGTGCGAAAGCATAGTATGCCTAAATGCATTGGACAAAAGCAGCGTTGGTTTTTGCTAAAATTACAAACTGATGAAAGTAATATTTGCTTAAATCATTCTCAAAAACCAGAATTTGATAACTGGCGCTGGGTGGATTATTGGCATCCTCTTGAAGAAGTGGTTGCGTTTAAACGTAAGGTATATGAGAAAGCATTAAAAGAATTTGAGCCATTTTTATTTACTGCGGTGCATTAA
- a CDS encoding FMN-binding protein produces the protein MKWILPILILLIAHVATAAESVYQSPEDFLSATFTATPNPKRLTLSGDLGKEVKKILGHRYKKIRVPYWQDDCRTAWILEEIGKERYITTGFVVNSQGLEKAKVLIFRESRGWEVKQDFFGKQFIGAKLTEKNKLDTNIDNISGATLSVNAVTNISRMSLLLHKHVTKDSC, from the coding sequence ATGAAATGGATTTTACCAATACTTATTTTATTAATTGCGCATGTTGCCACGGCTGCAGAAAGTGTTTATCAATCACCGGAAGACTTTCTGTCTGCTACGTTTACAGCAACACCCAACCCTAAGCGACTCACCTTATCTGGAGATCTAGGCAAAGAAGTTAAAAAGATCCTTGGTCACCGATATAAAAAAATTCGCGTGCCATATTGGCAGGATGACTGCCGCACAGCCTGGATTCTTGAAGAAATTGGTAAAGAACGTTATATCACTACGGGCTTTGTGGTGAACTCCCAGGGTCTTGAGAAGGCTAAAGTATTAATTTTTAGAGAAAGCCGTGGTTGGGAAGTGAAACAAGATTTTTTTGGAAAGCAATTTATTGGAGCAAAACTAACAGAGAAAAACAAGCTCGATACGAATATTGACAATATCTCTGGTGCCACCCTCTCGGTAAATGCTGTCACCAACATCTCCAGAATGTCTCTTTTGCTACATAAACATGTAACAAAAGATTCGTGTTAA
- a CDS encoding carbohydrate kinase family protein, which yields MSALICGSMAYDTIMVFPDRFKEHILPEKVHILNVCFLVPQMRKEFGGCAGNIAYNLNLLGGDGLPMGTVGQDFDPYSKWMSECGIDQKYIKQIDNEYTAQAFITTDLDDNQITAFHPGSMNNAHENVIPTKDGISLVLISPDGKDGMVQHAQQCVDAEIPFMFDPGQGLPMFDGEELLKLVEQATYVCVNDYESQLLQERTGLSIQQIAEKVEAAIVTRGGEGSVIHTDGKSMEIPAVKATSVLDPTGCGDAYRGGLIYGLMNNLGWDVTGRIAALMGAIKVAHNGTQNHKYSLNDFKQQYKKEFGQSF from the coding sequence ATGTCAGCACTAATTTGTGGCTCAATGGCCTACGACACCATTATGGTCTTTCCTGACCGTTTCAAAGAACATATCTTGCCAGAAAAGGTGCATATTCTGAATGTATGTTTTTTAGTGCCACAAATGCGTAAAGAATTTGGTGGCTGTGCGGGCAACATTGCCTACAATTTAAATTTATTGGGTGGTGACGGATTACCGATGGGAACAGTAGGTCAAGATTTTGATCCTTATTCAAAATGGATGTCTGAGTGTGGTATCGATCAGAAATACATTAAACAGATTGATAACGAATATACCGCGCAAGCTTTTATCACAACAGACTTAGATGATAACCAAATAACTGCTTTTCATCCCGGCTCAATGAATAACGCGCATGAAAATGTAATTCCTACCAAAGATGGAATCAGTCTAGTGTTAATTTCTCCGGATGGTAAAGATGGAATGGTGCAGCACGCGCAGCAGTGTGTAGATGCTGAAATTCCATTTATGTTTGATCCTGGTCAGGGCTTGCCAATGTTTGATGGTGAAGAATTGCTTAAGCTTGTAGAGCAAGCCACTTATGTTTGTGTGAATGACTATGAGTCACAATTATTGCAAGAGCGGACTGGTTTATCGATTCAACAGATTGCCGAAAAAGTTGAAGCCGCAATTGTTACTCGAGGTGGCGAAGGTTCTGTAATTCATACCGATGGTAAGTCAATGGAAATTCCTGCAGTGAAAGCCACTTCAGTTCTAGATCCAACCGGCTGTGGAGATGCGTACCGAGGCGGTTTGATTTACGGCTTAATGAATAATCTAGGTTGGGATGTCACGGGTCGTATTGCAGCGCTAATGGGTGCTATAAAAGTTGCACATAATGGTACGCAGAATCACAAATATTCATTGAATGATTTTAAACAGCAGTATAAAAAAGAATTTGGACAATCTTTTTAA
- a CDS encoding hydroxymethylpyrimidine/phosphomethylpyrimidine kinase: protein MNTSANTPVVMAFSGVDPTGGAGIQADIETIASLGCHAAPIITSVTAQDTTNVIDTSQINEHFIIQQARIVLEDMNVATIKIGLIESDTTAMAIHSLLTDYKDIPVVLDPIIIAGGGKVLANENVIDAINTLLVPLATIVTPNSEETRSLAPEGDTLDACAMALLERGTHYVLVTGTHEKTDKVCNVLYGNHRKLDTRSWPRLPDQYHGSGCTLSSAIASNIARGQDIVSATHQAQEYTWKCLQAARQLGMGQKIPNRFHWLK, encoded by the coding sequence ATGAATACATCTGCAAATACACCTGTTGTTATGGCATTTTCAGGCGTAGATCCAACAGGAGGAGCTGGTATACAAGCAGATATTGAAACCATTGCAAGCTTGGGTTGCCACGCCGCACCTATTATTACATCAGTAACGGCTCAAGATACTACCAATGTCATTGACACCTCTCAAATCAATGAACACTTTATTATTCAACAAGCACGAATTGTTCTAGAAGACATGAACGTTGCTACAATAAAAATTGGCCTAATCGAAAGCGACACAACTGCAATGGCGATACACTCTCTGCTAACCGATTATAAAGATATACCTGTTGTATTAGATCCCATTATCATTGCCGGTGGCGGTAAAGTTTTAGCTAATGAAAATGTGATTGATGCTATTAATACCTTGCTAGTACCGCTAGCCACAATCGTGACCCCTAATAGCGAGGAGACTAGAAGCTTGGCACCTGAAGGCGACACCCTCGATGCTTGTGCAATGGCACTATTAGAGCGCGGCACACATTATGTTTTGGTCACAGGCACTCACGAAAAAACCGATAAAGTTTGTAATGTTTTATATGGCAATCATCGCAAGCTCGACACACGCAGCTGGCCTCGTCTACCCGACCAATACCATGGCTCAGGCTGTACACTTTCCTCCGCTATAGCTTCAAATATAGCGCGTGGGCAAGACATTGTTTCTGCCACCCATCAAGCCCAAGAATACACCTGGAAATGTTTACAGGCTGCCCGTCAGCTTGGCATGGGGCAAAAAATTCCCAATCGGTTTCATTGGCTGAAATAG
- a CDS encoding DUF1461 domain-containing protein, whose amino-acid sequence MLLSNLLKGIYSVERTIAVRIACNMKYQSAILNFLLSISLFCVSFYIAWNLNAAANFLYSTWYEVLNLDETISKYAPDNKFKNGFENTNQQQHIELFSGIVAGIQRDGEGLRDLSYLDEEKNAKRTLLTDAEVVHLKDVATLVSKFKYLVIFGPLIVCIVFILMRTRKIPVAKFKRHLIGGVGVILALAVLVMLIGPTKIFYVGHELIFPNNHQWFFYYEESLMSTMMKAPVLFGPIACQLLLLTVLLWLAALYFLQRFQAASRKV is encoded by the coding sequence ATGTTATTAAGCAACTTATTAAAAGGTATTTATTCGGTAGAACGTACTATTGCAGTTAGAATTGCCTGCAACATGAAATACCAATCTGCAATTCTCAACTTCTTACTTTCTATATCTTTATTCTGTGTCAGTTTTTATATCGCCTGGAATCTCAATGCAGCTGCAAACTTTCTGTACTCAACTTGGTACGAAGTGCTTAATCTTGATGAGACTATTAGTAAATACGCACCTGATAATAAATTTAAGAATGGTTTTGAGAATACAAATCAACAACAACATATTGAACTGTTTTCGGGAATAGTTGCAGGGATCCAACGCGATGGGGAAGGTTTAAGAGATTTAAGTTACCTAGATGAAGAAAAAAACGCAAAGCGAACATTACTTACAGATGCTGAAGTGGTACATCTTAAGGACGTAGCTACTTTAGTTAGTAAATTTAAATATCTAGTTATTTTTGGGCCTCTAATTGTATGTATTGTATTTATATTGATGCGAACTAGGAAAATACCTGTAGCAAAATTTAAACGTCACTTGATTGGTGGCGTAGGAGTAATATTAGCTTTAGCTGTTTTAGTGATGTTGATAGGGCCAACAAAAATTTTCTATGTTGGTCATGAGCTTATATTTCCTAATAACCATCAGTGGTTTTTTTACTATGAAGAATCATTAATGAGTACGATGATGAAAGCTCCGGTATTGTTTGGGCCCATAGCATGCCAGTTACTATTATTAACGGTTCTGCTTTGGTTGGCAGCGTTATATTTCTTGCAGAGGTTCCAAGCCGCTTCTAGAAAGGTTTGA
- a CDS encoding cupin domain-containing protein — MQPYVKKADFSNEYYFGEGCYITELSNSDDDPGLSIARARVEPGVTTQLHELIGTVERYVILEGEGLIDVGNLSPQAIRPCDVVIIPSGCMQKISNTGASDLIFLAICSPRFQKSCFQEIVEPTL; from the coding sequence ATGCAGCCATATGTCAAGAAAGCTGATTTCTCAAACGAATATTATTTTGGTGAAGGCTGTTATATAACTGAACTTTCTAATTCTGATGATGATCCGGGTTTGTCCATCGCTAGGGCACGAGTTGAGCCAGGAGTTACTACTCAATTACATGAATTAATTGGTACGGTAGAGCGATATGTGATTCTTGAAGGCGAAGGTTTGATTGATGTAGGGAATCTTTCGCCTCAAGCAATAAGACCATGTGATGTGGTAATTATTCCATCTGGCTGTATGCAAAAAATAAGCAATACTGGTGCTAGTGATTTGATATTTCTAGCTATCTGTTCGCCGCGTTTCCAAAAATCTTGTTTTCAAGAAATTGTAGAGCCAACTCTCTAA
- a CDS encoding HAD-IB family hydrolase, translating into MALALFDLDETLIAGDSDYEWGAHLVSIGKVDAKYYASENERFYKEYLAGKLDVYEFLNFALQPLANNSYDELCQWREDYIEQRIKPIIKPKAFDLISKHRDAGDRLVIVTATNSFITEPTKDMFGMDDLIATEPAIENGNFTGKVRGTPSFGPGKVTRLQEWLKDSSDSLEGSYFYSDSRNDIPLLELVSHPIAVDADEKLSEHAAENNWQQISLK; encoded by the coding sequence ATGGCATTAGCATTATTCGATCTAGACGAAACCTTAATTGCTGGCGATAGTGATTATGAGTGGGGTGCTCACCTTGTATCCATTGGCAAGGTAGACGCTAAATACTATGCAAGTGAGAACGAGCGTTTTTACAAAGAGTATCTTGCAGGTAAGTTAGATGTATATGAATTTTTAAATTTTGCCCTGCAACCTTTAGCCAATAATTCTTACGATGAATTATGCCAATGGCGTGAAGATTATATAGAGCAACGCATCAAACCAATTATCAAACCCAAGGCATTTGATTTAATTTCCAAACATCGCGATGCTGGAGATCGTTTAGTTATTGTCACTGCAACAAACAGTTTTATTACTGAACCAACTAAAGATATGTTTGGCATGGACGACTTAATTGCAACGGAACCTGCAATAGAAAATGGAAACTTTACGGGTAAAGTGCGAGGCACACCGAGCTTTGGTCCTGGAAAAGTTACGCGCCTACAAGAATGGCTAAAAGATTCTAGCGATTCTCTTGAAGGAAGTTACTTTTATTCTGACTCTCGCAACGACATTCCACTGTTAGAGTTAGTTAGCCATCCCATTGCAGTAGATGCAGATGAAAAACTCAGCGAACATGCTGCTGAAAATAATTGGCAGCAGATTAGCTTGAAGTAA
- a CDS encoding class II aldolase/adducin family protein, giving the protein MTVLKNELVRHYAWLRKYGYNDSHSGNASVRDGDRIWVTPTGACADTLQADDLVACSVDGSCGKDASFDAKLHIEVYKQNAKAHAVFHSHGPHTIALTMSGKDFIPDDFEGKLYFPTVPVHTIKFDDYSAESPRLVASTLSKYCITVVSGHGVYACAESINLAYKWTCSLEHSAKIAFLNQQLKT; this is encoded by the coding sequence ATGACGGTATTAAAAAACGAATTAGTTCGCCACTATGCGTGGCTACGCAAATATGGCTATAACGACTCGCATAGCGGTAATGCCTCTGTTCGTGATGGAGATCGCATATGGGTGACCCCCACAGGAGCTTGTGCGGACACGTTACAAGCTGATGATTTAGTTGCGTGCTCAGTGGATGGGTCGTGCGGAAAAGATGCATCGTTTGACGCAAAATTACATATTGAAGTCTATAAACAAAACGCTAAAGCCCATGCAGTATTTCATAGCCACGGGCCCCACACCATCGCATTGACCATGAGCGGAAAAGACTTCATACCTGATGATTTTGAAGGCAAGCTCTATTTCCCTACTGTACCCGTACACACCATTAAATTTGATGACTACTCAGCAGAGTCTCCTCGACTTGTTGCCAGCACGCTTAGTAAATATTGCATTACTGTTGTGAGTGGACATGGAGTATATGCCTGTGCTGAATCCATAAATTTAGCCTATAAATGGACCTGCTCCCTTGAGCATTCAGCAAAGATTGCTTTCCTAAACCAACAATTAAAAACTTAA
- a CDS encoding thiamine phosphate synthase has product MQKLTGLYVIADAACIGNDKIITKTEEVLTTGVKIIQYRDKINSPEDRYKIAAQLRKLTHDHTCLLIINDDAQLALDIDADGVHLGKNDTSIEQARRLLGDDKIIGASCYAQYEDAQIAINASADYIAFGSFFPSTTKPNAPRAEIALLTKAKQQFKTPICAIGGITPQNATNVLTAGADMIAVISAVFNASSPKQAVQEYLSLM; this is encoded by the coding sequence ATGCAAAAACTTACAGGTCTATATGTAATAGCCGATGCGGCGTGTATTGGTAATGATAAAATTATTACTAAAACAGAAGAAGTCTTAACTACCGGTGTAAAAATAATTCAATATCGAGACAAGATTAATTCACCAGAAGATCGCTACAAAATTGCTGCACAACTACGTAAGCTTACACACGATCATACTTGCTTATTAATTATTAATGATGATGCACAGTTAGCTCTTGATATCGACGCTGATGGCGTACATTTAGGTAAAAATGATACTTCTATTGAACAAGCTAGAAGGCTGCTTGGCGACGATAAAATTATTGGCGCCTCATGTTATGCGCAATATGAAGATGCACAGATAGCTATAAATGCTTCTGCGGACTACATAGCATTTGGTAGCTTTTTCCCATCTACAACCAAACCTAATGCCCCTAGAGCTGAAATTGCTCTTCTTACAAAAGCAAAACAGCAATTTAAAACCCCAATCTGTGCAATTGGTGGCATTACCCCCCAAAATGCTACTAACGTTCTAACCGCAGGTGCAGATATGATTGCCGTAATTAGTGCAGTTTTTAATGCTTCATCTCCAAAGCAGGCTGTGCAAGAATATTTATCATTAATGTGA
- the hemL gene encoding glutamate-1-semialdehyde 2,1-aminomutase encodes MTTSEQAFEEAQKFIPGGVNSPVRAFKAVGGAPVFIKRAHGSRIYDIHDKEFIDYVGSWGPMILGHAHPEVIQAVQNAAEHGLSFGAPTEIESEMAKLVCELVESIEMIRMTSSGTEATMSAIRLARGHTGRNKIIKFEGCYHGHGDALLVKAGSGALTLGVPSSPGVPDETAENTITLTYNNLEEVEQVFEKMGEEIACVIVEPIAGNMNCIPPVKDFLQGLRKTCSEYKSILIFDEVMTGFRVAKGGAQQLYKVVPDLTTLGKILGGGMPVGALGGERAIMDSLAPVGPVYQAGTLSGNPIAMTAGLTTLKLLSERGFHDQLQRKTKMLVEGLLDAAKKNNIPLSANYVTGMFGLFFSEEEKITSFSQVTACNADHFNKFFHYMLDQGVYLAPSSYEAGFISSAHTEEDIEKTIEIANKAFAKI; translated from the coding sequence ATGACGACATCAGAACAAGCCTTTGAAGAAGCCCAAAAATTTATTCCAGGTGGCGTTAATTCCCCCGTTCGTGCATTTAAAGCTGTAGGCGGAGCACCTGTATTTATCAAACGCGCACATGGTTCGCGTATATATGACATCCACGACAAAGAGTTTATCGACTACGTTGGTTCTTGGGGTCCGATGATCCTAGGGCACGCACACCCCGAAGTAATCCAAGCGGTTCAAAACGCTGCAGAACATGGTTTAAGTTTTGGCGCACCTACTGAAATAGAATCTGAAATGGCGAAACTAGTTTGCGAACTGGTTGAATCTATAGAAATGATACGCATGACCAGCTCAGGTACAGAAGCCACAATGAGTGCAATTCGCCTGGCTCGCGGCCACACTGGACGCAATAAAATTATAAAATTTGAAGGTTGTTACCATGGACATGGTGACGCATTGTTAGTGAAAGCCGGCTCCGGCGCACTTACACTTGGCGTACCGAGCTCTCCTGGTGTACCTGATGAGACCGCAGAAAATACGATCACCCTCACCTACAACAACTTGGAAGAAGTTGAACAAGTATTTGAAAAAATGGGCGAGGAAATTGCTTGTGTAATTGTGGAACCGATTGCGGGCAATATGAATTGCATCCCTCCCGTAAAGGATTTTTTACAAGGTTTACGTAAGACTTGTTCTGAATATAAGTCGATATTAATTTTTGATGAAGTCATGACTGGTTTTCGCGTTGCAAAAGGTGGCGCGCAACAGCTTTATAAAGTCGTTCCAGACTTAACCACGCTGGGCAAAATTCTCGGCGGTGGCATGCCGGTGGGTGCCCTTGGTGGCGAACGTGCCATTATGGACTCTCTGGCTCCTGTAGGCCCTGTTTATCAAGCAGGAACTCTATCTGGCAACCCTATTGCCATGACCGCAGGCCTAACAACGCTTAAATTACTTTCAGAACGCGGCTTTCACGATCAATTGCAGCGCAAAACAAAAATGTTGGTCGAGGGGCTGTTAGATGCTGCAAAAAAGAACAATATTCCACTCTCTGCAAATTATGTAACCGGTATGTTTGGTTTGTTTTTTAGTGAAGAAGAGAAGATTACTTCTTTTTCACAAGTAACTGCTTGTAATGCAGATCACTTTAATAAATTCTTCCACTACATGTTAGATCAAGGAGTATATCTTGCCCCTTCGTCTTATGAAGCAGGATTTATTTCAAGCGCGCATACAGAAGAAGATATCGAAAAAACCATTGAAATCGCCAATAAAGCGTTTGCTAAAATTTAG
- a CDS encoding ATP-binding cassette domain-containing protein — protein MALAHKKELYSAHLIAIVAVLASIPIPLLIPLLIDEVLLERPGKVVATVGKFFPESLHTPFLYIAVLTAICIILRLTYLFLNVWQTKKFVGIAKDIIYRIRYQLLNRLKSVAMSEYETLGSGAVSSKFVTDLNTVDQFAGETVSKFLVAALTIVGVAGVLLWLHWQLALCIMFVNPLVIYITMLIGKKVKELKKKENKSFEKFQQSLTETLGGIQQIRASNRETYYLDRVKKNAKELKEHSTAFSWKSDAANRLSFSVFLIGFDIFRALSMAMVLITDLSIGEMIAVFGYLWFMMGPVQEVLSIQYSFYGAKAALGRINELLHLPREPQYPHIENPFTDKHAVSVQIEDIKFAYGDGPYVLDGVNLAIQAGEKVALVGASGGGKSTLVQVLLGLYPPLFGEIKFDHVPVSRIGMEVVREHVACVLQHPALFNDTVRMNLTLGREMPDAALWRVLEVAQIKDVIEAMPRGLDSLIGVDGVRLSGGQRQRIAIARMALTNPQVVILDEATSALDADTEAKLHIALAELLKGRTMIIVAHRLSAVKQADTVYVFEDGKVTEQGGHEELINANGLYSKLYGQHQTV, from the coding sequence TATCCCACTTTTGATTGATGAGGTATTGTTAGAAAGGCCAGGAAAGGTGGTTGCTACAGTGGGTAAATTCTTCCCAGAGTCTTTGCATACACCTTTTCTATACATTGCTGTGCTAACTGCGATATGTATTATTCTGCGTTTAACCTATTTGTTTTTGAATGTTTGGCAAACTAAAAAATTTGTCGGCATTGCGAAAGACATCATTTATCGAATTCGTTATCAATTACTTAATCGACTGAAATCGGTGGCTATGTCGGAGTATGAGACTCTAGGCAGTGGTGCCGTATCCTCAAAATTTGTGACTGATTTAAATACGGTTGATCAGTTTGCAGGTGAAACAGTAAGTAAATTTCTAGTTGCGGCATTAACTATAGTGGGTGTTGCGGGTGTATTGCTTTGGCTACATTGGCAACTTGCATTATGTATTATGTTTGTAAATCCATTGGTGATTTACATCACTATGTTGATAGGTAAGAAAGTAAAAGAACTTAAGAAAAAAGAAAATAAATCTTTTGAAAAATTTCAGCAATCGCTTACCGAAACTTTGGGTGGTATTCAACAAATTCGTGCAAGCAATAGAGAGACTTACTACTTAGATCGTGTAAAGAAAAATGCAAAAGAATTAAAAGAACATTCGACTGCATTTTCATGGAAAAGCGATGCAGCAAACAGATTATCTTTTTCAGTATTTTTAATTGGCTTTGATATCTTTCGTGCACTAAGTATGGCGATGGTGTTGATAACCGACCTCAGCATTGGCGAGATGATTGCTGTGTTTGGATATCTTTGGTTTATGATGGGTCCAGTGCAAGAGGTGTTGAGTATTCAATATTCTTTTTATGGGGCTAAGGCTGCATTGGGGCGTATAAATGAGTTATTACATTTGCCACGAGAGCCCCAATATCCGCATATAGAAAATCCGTTCACCGACAAACATGCGGTTAGCGTGCAAATAGAAGATATTAAGTTTGCCTATGGTGATGGGCCTTATGTGTTGGATGGCGTTAATCTTGCTATTCAAGCAGGTGAAAAAGTGGCGTTAGTCGGCGCGAGTGGTGGTGGAAAATCAACGCTAGTACAAGTATTGCTTGGGTTGTATCCGCCGCTATTTGGTGAAATAAAGTTTGATCATGTTCCAGTTTCGCGAATTGGCATGGAGGTGGTGCGTGAGCATGTGGCTTGTGTGCTGCAACATCCAGCATTATTTAACGATACAGTACGCATGAATTTAACGCTGGGTAGAGAAATGCCAGATGCGGCTTTATGGCGAGTGCTAGAAGTTGCACAAATTAAAGATGTTATCGAAGCTATGCCTAGAGGGTTGGATAGTTTGATTGGGGTCGATGGAGTTCGTCTGTCTGGCGGTCAACGACAACGCATTGCCATTGCTAGGATGGCACTAACTAATCCACAAGTCGTTATTCTAGATGAGGCGACTTCTGCACTGGATGCGGATACGGAAGCTAAACTGCATATAGCACTAGCAGAATTACTTAAAGGTAGAACTATGATTATCGTTGCACACCGATTAAGTGCGGTTAAGCAGGCGGATACTGTATACGTATTTGAAGATGGGAAGGTTACCGAACAAGGTGGACACGAAGAATTGATTAACGCGAATGGATTGTACTCAAAATTATATGGCCAACATCAAACGGTTTAG